The Vanessa atalanta chromosome 25, ilVanAtal1.2, whole genome shotgun sequence nucleotide sequence AGTGCATAATTTTGCAGGGTTAATAGCAAATTGCATGGagtgtaaaataatatgtaaaactaaggattaataatagtaattacatttgggtaaaatgttattatagcataattgaataaaatctgTGTAAATTTATAACTCTGTGTATGTTTCCTAGAATCATATCTAAAGGGTGAAGATGATTTCCCACTAAAGACGTTAATAAAAGCAGAGAGTGCTGAACTATTGGATGATATAAGTCTTAAACAATTAAGAAAGACATTGAAAAGGAGTAAAGTTAAAAAGAGAAGTGAAAAATCAGAAGAAGAACTAGAAAATattggtaagttttattttctttactggGTTTTGTAGGTCAGGCAGACATTTTCGTATTTGTGGCTTATAGGAATAAGCTGGATTTTGTCTCTAAAttcttcaataatttaaattcagtatGTAGACCGTTTTGtgcataactaaaaaaatatcttcaaataaCCAACTATGATAAGGActgatacaagattatattacacATAGGCAGACTGgtatatggaccacctgatggttaggTCACTACAATAGACAATGACTCTGTAAGAACACCCCATACACCAGAAAGCGTCACCAATTTCGAAAACTAAGGAGTTGTGTCTTTTGTgtgtagttaccctggctcactaacccatcaaactggaacacgaagtattgttgtttggcagtgaagtcagtagttactctttaccatcaattaaataacatgtaTGTTAATTTAGCTatgttaataaacatattttttagataatgtAATTAACGTTATACATATAACGAGAGAACAATGTTTGAGAGAGCGCAGTAAGATGATCAAAGATCCAAAGTACATAAACTCTGTGTACAAATGCGAAGATTGTATAAAGGGGTTCACATTTAAAGATTCGTATGAAAAACATCTGGAGAAACATGATAAGGtatgatcattttttttttcttttaatttattaatgttctgcttttatttatttttaatttgtattagttTATGTTCAGTcatattgttcattttattgtttttatattaaatataaatataatatcctttttttatgGCGTTTGTTGGCGgactgggccacctgatggtaaatagtcaaAACCGCCTACAGACAATGGCGTTATTAACTatgccttacatcgccaatgcgccaccaaccttgggcactaagacgttgtcccttgtgcctgaaactacactggctcactcacctttcagaccggaacaaaataatactgagaactgttgtttggcggtagcatatctgataagtgggtgatacctacccagatgggcttgcacagagccctaccaccaagtaaatagaaTCACAGTGCACAGCAAAACCATTTATTGTTTCTTTTGGGTATGTTTTTCGAAATGTGCTTTattcttctttaaataaataaaaaaacatatgtttcAGGCGATTGGGGAATACGAATGTGACATTTGTAAACAGAGGATGGGTACCGTGGACAAACTATTGAGTCATCAGAGATACCATAGAGTGTAAGTCATctaattatactataatttacttgatggtaggagACTGTGCAAGCTTGTTTGGGTAGGtactctaaatatatatattttttatagtatgggTAGGCGGATTggaaaataggccacctgatggtaagtggtgattactgcccatagacataagCGCGGTAAGTAAAATGTTTATCAGGTTGTCAATTAGTTGTCAATCTGCCAATGTGCATATTTCaagatttgtttattgtttattttattttgtatgtaaattaatttgacatattttttttaactaatcttTCTCGAAGGTGCCATTTCTGACCAACTTCCTAACCTACGGAATTTATTATACAGCCATCAATAGATAAACTCAAACAATCATTCATATCCATtcacaatttactatttcaatcTCCAGACGTTACAAATGCAGCGAGTGTGACCTCACCAGAATCAGTCGGTTAACAATAAAGGATCATTACACGGCATTTCATCTCCAAGACACCTTCCAGTACAGATGCTCACATTGCAACAAATTGTTTAAGTGAGTATTAGTTATCATTACTATATAAGTATTGTCTGTAATTCTTGACTGCCGAGTAGTAAGATTTACTCAACTCGACaaatagtaaagtaacagcttgtatgTGTAACACTGTTTGGATAATAGCTCCTTTGAGGGTTTAGAGCTTGGAGCCATTCTCCTCTAATGTGGGATGTtggttaattttacttaatgtaaatatattaaatacaaatatgtaatcCTTAGAAGATTATtcgttaaaatgaattattagtCCACATACGTTCCATAAAAAGATCCTGTTCAACATTTCATCTTGTTAGatcaaagtcaaagttaaagtcaaaaatctttattcaatatagaagtgtttgcacttgcttattgattgtcaaaaatctaccaccggttcggaatttagcacctcggacctgagaagaaccggcgaaagaaactcaacgggatattttttttttccattttgcatgtacaataataatatattttagttatttgaaacagcctggaggcgatcatttcattcccaaggtgtgcagtcaactaaaaagtcattaatgttgtaataacctttagcacacaaacgctctttaacgattcttttgaattttataattgaataatttttaacgttttctgggatcctgttgtaaaaacgtatacattgccccaataAAGacttactaaccctgtgtaatcgggtacttggagtaacaagtttatttttgtccctagtgttaatataatgtacgtcacaatttctgggaaaatcatttatgtttttgcgtacatacataacattatcaaaaacaaattgagaagcgacagtcattattttaatttctttaaatttacctcttaacgaatcttttgtgcccaggttataaattacacgaatagccctcttctgcagtacaaaaatagtattaatgtcagctgcattaacccagagtaggatgccatacgacattatactatggaaataactgaagtacacaaggcgagccgtatccacatcagtcaaaagtctatttttttttaccgcataggctgcagaacTATATAATATCTCCACAATTGTTTTAAGGctaaataaatcaaagtaaaatttaactgGTTTTTCTTTTAGACGTCAAGTGTCACTGAGAAAGCACATAGCGTACGCACACGTAAGACAAAAACGGGCGAAGTGTAAGTACTGTCAGAAGACATACGCGAATAAGGAAGTCTTAAAGTCACATATGATCGGGTGAGTAGCTGAagtcaagggtgagtgagccagtgtaatcacaggcacaaggaacataacatcttagttcccaatgttggtggcggcgcataggtgatgtaaggaatggttaatacttcttacagcgcctttgtctatgggccgtggtgaccacttacgatcaggtggcccatatgctcgtccgccaaccaatgccataaaaaaaacgtcgtgagaaaacctgtatgCTTAGGTTGGCCTAGGACTAGGATGACATAGGGCCTGTATGCTGGCAGATTTTTAAGATGTATATTGCTTAATTAGTTTTGTTACATAAAATCCTTTAGTCACTCTACAACTTTTAGTATATGTTTGGTTTATGTTACGATGATTGGTATGATAATAATCcacttaatattacataaattaataaatatatgaaataaattcaaataataatgattaatagaTATGAGAAGTTTCCtccaataatattacttaagacTACCACTGATATTTGTTATGTTTTGCTAACGGTACAGAAAGCACTCTACAGAGGTAACGTCAGGAGAGGTCTCGTTAAAGAAACACGTCTGTCAAGATTGCGGTACGGCTTTCAAAGCGCCCTCGCAGCTAAAGAATCATATGATCAAGCACTCGTTGAGCAGGAATTATCATTGCGTCGAGTGTGACAGGTCAGTTTTGGGGGAATACCCTCTTTCAAACAGACGGCGTCGATAGGCTAGATCGGTTATCAgtgaacttatataaaaataaattaaatttaaacgtctctgtgatttcaaaataacaacttggaagttttttaaatttttttgtttattttttctgtctatctatgaaaaaatataaaagggaggatttcaattttatttttctatatttttttgctaCAAATTAAACAAGACTGTTGGCATATAAGAACGTAAcctaaatatcaacaaatacgATGTCTTGTTCAGTGTAGCAAGTACATCTCTTTCGAGTAATTACGATAGCTTCTAATTAATCATCTTTAATTGGTgaatgccgagatggcccagtggttataacgcgtgcatcttaaccgatgatttcgggttcaaacccaggtaggcaccactgaattttcatgtgcttaatttgtgtttataattcatctcgtgctcggcggtgaaagaaaacatcgtgaggaaacctgcatgtgtctaatttcaacgagattctgccacatgtgtattccgccaacccgcattggagcagcgtggtggaatatgctctaaaccttctcctcaaagggagaggaggcctttagcccagcagtgggaaaaatttacaggctgcaaatgctaaaaataataataattggtgaATAATTTTCCTATTTTTGTTTCAGGAGCTTCAAGTCATATAACGCATTGAAACAACATTTGAAAGTCGCTGCGCCACACGTCAACTACATGGAGCTACCGTATGTATTTGTCTTtacatcatatattattatatataatttaatattaatcggCATAGTACCTTTTCATACATCCCTCTGGcatactgtcaaatataatatactaatcaaagacaaatatataatagagatCTAGACATAGACATTTTTTACTTATGGTTGTTTTGCGTTATATTTACGTGTTTTGCCTCAGGTTTCTCTGCGATCACTGCGATAAGAGGTTCGG carries:
- the LOC125073800 gene encoding zinc finger protein 816-like; amino-acid sequence: MENGKVDKTQYCLGCLCRNDEFNLQSYKFRNEFFKSLFQVECVHLCYICKCLFQKSEQFIQNVQSNQIFMSNVNVADSTIQMARIEFTPSIALSMVQIDSIELTGNKEDIVEPVFVTYSRCKSKDIKIKLELKEEEEDHLEGVFIDDNESYLKGEDDFPLKTLIKAESAELLDDISLKQLRKTLKRSKVKKRSEKSEEELENIDNVINVIHITREQCLRERSKMIKDPKYINSVYKCEDCIKGFTFKDSYEKHLEKHDKAIGEYECDICKQRMGTVDKLLSHQRYHRVRYKCSECDLTRISRLTIKDHYTAFHLQDTFQYRCSHCNKLFKRQVSLRKHIAYAHVRQKRAKCKYCQKTYANKEVLKSHMIGKHSTEVTSGEVSLKKHVCQDCGTAFKAPSQLKNHMIKHSLSRNYHCVECDRSFKSYNALKQHLKVAAPHVNYMELPFLCDHCDKRFGVRRDLERHMNRVHLNIKPYQCDKCDKAYVNGWSLTEHKRFTHEGHKRPLKFPCPLCDKVFDRNATRKAHIRTHTGERPYSCSKCPAKFSQASVLGTHVKLVHLKLTRDGRPKAPLAVK